Proteins co-encoded in one Chrysemys picta bellii isolate R12L10 chromosome 13, ASM1138683v2, whole genome shotgun sequence genomic window:
- the LOC101946362 gene encoding olfactory receptor 9S13-like: protein MENHTTVAEFILVGFGGHPELQIFLSVLFLVLYTVTLVGNVGMITIISADSRLHTPMYFFLKNLSFLDLCYSSVIAPKALLCFSTGRKAISYNGCAAQMFFFSLFGTTEAFFLAVMAYDRFVAICNPLHYPITMSKRICVFLVVVSYLSGCLNGSIQTGFTFTLSFCGLGKIDHFFCDVPAVMQASCSDTFANEMAMLAVCGFIIVSTGLVVLISYSYIITTVTRIPSAEGRRRAFSTCTSHLVAVSLFFGTVFFMYAQPGAITSPSQSKVVSVFYTIVIPMLNSLIYSLRNKEVKVALRRQLKKKVFFH, encoded by the coding sequence ATGGAAAACCACACAACGGTGGCTGAGTTCATCCTGGTGGGATTCGGAGGCCATCCTGAACTGCAAATCTTCCTCTCTGTCCTCTTCTTGGTTCTGTACACtgtcaccctggtggggaatgtCGGCATGATCACCATCATCAGTGCTGACTCCaggctccacacccccatgtacttcttcctgaagAACCTGTCCTTCCTGGACCTCTGCTACTCCTCCGTCATTGCCCCCAAAGCCTTGCTGTGCTTCTCAACAGGGCGAAAAGCCATTTCCTACAATGGCTGTGCTGCCCAAATgttcttcttctctctctttggGACCACCGAGGCATTCTTCCTAGCCGTGATGGCTTATGACCGCTTCGTTGCCATCTGCAACCCACTGCATTATCCAATCACAATGTCCAAGAGGATATGTGTTTTCCTGGTGGTGGTCTCCTATCTCTCAGGCTGCCTCAATGGCAGCATCCAAACAGGCTTTACATTCACCTTGTCCTTCTGCGGGCTGGGGAAAATTGACCACTTCTTCTGCGACGTCCCCGCAGTGATGCAAGCCTCCTGCTCTGACACCTTTGCCAATGAAATGGCGATGCTGGCCGTGTGCGGGTTCATCATAGTGAGCACTGGCCTGGTCGTCCTTATCTCCTACAGCTACATCATCACCACTGTCACGCGGATACCCTCTGCTGAGGGAAGACGcagagccttctccacctgcacttcccaTCTGGTGGCTGTGAGCTTGTTCTTTGGGACAGTCTTCTTTATGTATGCTCAGCCTGGGGCCATAACCTCCCCAAGTCAAAGTAAAGTTGTCTCTGTGTTCTACACCATTGTCATCCCCATGCTGAACTCtttgatctacagcctgaggaacaaggaggtgaaagtGGCCCTGAGAAGACAACTAAAAAAGAAAGTCTTTTTCCACTGA